A portion of the Rhinolophus sinicus isolate RSC01 linkage group LG03, ASM3656204v1, whole genome shotgun sequence genome contains these proteins:
- the RPUSD2 gene encoding pseudouridylate synthase RPUSD2 isoform X1, producing MKSTLLVSLLTFQLSIQLNPSLLSPRPGTGSHCDWLVPSDAITSRPRSGGCVVMCRGGRGWLAVLVPGYFNLACLRFARTWSGRRGPMAETLSTGAEAASGLRAPAQQNGDAGGDVRDEWPPGCPEPAGPGVELAPGDGKQTTGNQEPAPAAALGPGKRKKRRGTTGERVVPPPKKRRAGVSFGDEHFAETSYYFEGGLRKVRPYYFDFRTYCKGRWVGRSLMHVFSTEFRAHPLAYYEAAVRAGRLRLNEEPVQDLSIVLKDNDFLRNTVHRHEPPVTAEPVRLLAENEEVVVVDKPSSIPVHPCGRFRHNTVIFILGKEHQLKELHPLHRLDRLTSGVLMFAKTAAVSERIHEQVRDRQLEKEYVCRVEGEFPAEDVTCKEPILVVSYKVGVCRVDARGKPCETVFQRLSYNGHSSVVRCRPLTGRTHQIRVHLQFLGHPILNDPIYNSVAWGPSRGRGGHIPKTDEELLRDLVAEHQAKQSLDVLNLCEDDLSSGLTASAAPSSELGKDRLEDLVASAPKMDGVAEAAPQDLDTVTLAPGNVAETDVENQEIDPLCPECRLVRQDPSPQDLVMFLHALRYKGPGFEYFSPMPTWAQDDWQDD from the exons ATGAAATCAACGCTTTTGGTGAGTCTTCTCACCTTTCAACTCTCCATTCAACTCAATCCCTCTCTCCTCAGTCCCCGCCCCGGCACTGGGTCTCATTGTGATTGGCTGGTGCCGAGTGACGCCATCACATCGCGACCCAGGAGCGGTGGCTGCGTGGTTATGTGTCGCGGCGGCCGCGGGTGGCTCGCGGTTCTCGTGCCGGGGTACTTCAACCTCGCGTGCCTCCGCTTTGCCAGGACTTGGAGTGGCCGTAGGGGCCCGATGGCGGAAACGCTCTCGACCGGGGCCGAGGCAGCGAGCGGGCTGAGGGCTCCGGCTCAGCAAAACGGAGACGCGGGCGGCGACGTGAGGGATGAGTGGCCCCCAGGGTGCCCAGAGCCGGCGGGCCCAGGAGTGGAGCTGGCCCCTGGGGACGGGAAGCAGACCACAGGGAACCAGGAGCCGGCCCCGGCTGCAGCGCTCGGCCCAGGCAAGCGGAAGAAGCGGCGGGGCACCACCGGGGAGCGCGTAGTGCCGCCCCCGAAGAAGCGGCGAGCAGGGGTGAGCTTCGGCGACGAACACTTTGCAGAGACCAGCTACTACTTCGAAGGAGGGCTGCGCAAAGTGCGACCCTATTACTTTGACTTCCGGACCTATTGCAAAGGCCGCTGGGTGGGCCGTAGCTTGATGCACGTCTTCAGCACCGAGTTCCGAGCCCATCCCCTGGCCTACTACGAGGCTGCGGTTCGGGCTGGGCGCCTACGCCTCAACGAGGAGCCAGTACAGGACCTCAGCATTGTGCTCAAG GACAATGACTTCTTGCGGAACACAGTGCACAGGCATGAGCCACCAGTCACAGCAGAGCCTGTCCGCCTGCTGGCTGAGAATGAAGAGGTGGTGGTTGTGGACAAACCTTCTTCCATTCCTGTCCACCCCTGTGGCCGCTTCCGGCACAATACAGTCATCTTCATCCTGGGCAAGGAGCACCAACTCAAGGAGCTTCACCCATTGCATAGGCTTGACCGCCTTACCTCCGGGGTCCTCATGTTTGCCAAGACAGCAGCTGTCTCGGAGAGAATTCATGAGCAGGTTCGGGACCGGCAG CTGGAGAAGGAGTACGTGTGCCGGGTGGAGGGGGAGTTCCCCGCCGAGGACGTAACCTGCAAGGAACCCATCCTGGTAGTGTCTTACAAGGTAGGGGTGTGTCGTGTGGACGCTCGGGGCAAGCCCTGTGAGACAGTGTTCCAGAGACTGAGCTACAACGGCCACTCCAGTGTCGTgcgctgccggccactcacaggCCGCACACACCAGATCCGAGTCCACCTCCAGTTCCTGGGCCACCCCATCCTCAATGATCCCATCTACAACTCAGTAGCCTGGGGTCCCTCGCGAGGCCGGGGCGGCCACATTCCCAAGACAGATGAGGAACTGCTGCGGGACCTTGTGGCAGAGCACCAAGCCAAACAGAGCCTCGATGTGCTAAATCTGTGTGAAGATGACCTGTCCTCAGGACTCACGGCCTCCGCAGCGCCCTCCTCAGAGCTGGGCAAGGACCGCCTAGAAGACTTGGTTGCATCTGCCCCCAAAATGGATGGAGTAGCTGAGGCAGCCCCTCAGGATCTGGACACAGTGACACTGGCACCAGGGAATGTAGCGGAAACAGATGTTGAGAATCAAGAGATAGACCCCCTCTGTCCAGAGTGCCGGCTGGTGCGACAGGACCCCTCGCCCCAGGACCTTGTGATGTTTCTGCATGCCCTGCGCTATAAAGGGCCAGGCTTTGAGTACTTTTCACCCATGCCGACCTGGGCACAGGATGACTGGCAAGATGATTGA
- the RPUSD2 gene encoding pseudouridylate synthase RPUSD2 isoform X2, translated as MKSTLLVSLLTFQLSIQLNPSLLSPRPGTGSHCDWLVPSDAITSRPRSGGCVVMCRGGRGWLAVLVPGYFNLACLRFARTWSGRRGPMAETLSTGAEAASGLRAPAQQNGDAGGDVRDEWPPGCPEPAGPGVELAPGDGKQTTGNQEPAPAAALGPGKRKKRRGTTGERVVPPPKKRRAGDNDFLRNTVHRHEPPVTAEPVRLLAENEEVVVVDKPSSIPVHPCGRFRHNTVIFILGKEHQLKELHPLHRLDRLTSGVLMFAKTAAVSERIHEQVRDRQLEKEYVCRVEGEFPAEDVTCKEPILVVSYKVGVCRVDARGKPCETVFQRLSYNGHSSVVRCRPLTGRTHQIRVHLQFLGHPILNDPIYNSVAWGPSRGRGGHIPKTDEELLRDLVAEHQAKQSLDVLNLCEDDLSSGLTASAAPSSELGKDRLEDLVASAPKMDGVAEAAPQDLDTVTLAPGNVAETDVENQEIDPLCPECRLVRQDPSPQDLVMFLHALRYKGPGFEYFSPMPTWAQDDWQDD; from the exons ATGAAATCAACGCTTTTGGTGAGTCTTCTCACCTTTCAACTCTCCATTCAACTCAATCCCTCTCTCCTCAGTCCCCGCCCCGGCACTGGGTCTCATTGTGATTGGCTGGTGCCGAGTGACGCCATCACATCGCGACCCAGGAGCGGTGGCTGCGTGGTTATGTGTCGCGGCGGCCGCGGGTGGCTCGCGGTTCTCGTGCCGGGGTACTTCAACCTCGCGTGCCTCCGCTTTGCCAGGACTTGGAGTGGCCGTAGGGGCCCGATGGCGGAAACGCTCTCGACCGGGGCCGAGGCAGCGAGCGGGCTGAGGGCTCCGGCTCAGCAAAACGGAGACGCGGGCGGCGACGTGAGGGATGAGTGGCCCCCAGGGTGCCCAGAGCCGGCGGGCCCAGGAGTGGAGCTGGCCCCTGGGGACGGGAAGCAGACCACAGGGAACCAGGAGCCGGCCCCGGCTGCAGCGCTCGGCCCAGGCAAGCGGAAGAAGCGGCGGGGCACCACCGGGGAGCGCGTAGTGCCGCCCCCGAAGAAGCGGCGAGCAGGG GACAATGACTTCTTGCGGAACACAGTGCACAGGCATGAGCCACCAGTCACAGCAGAGCCTGTCCGCCTGCTGGCTGAGAATGAAGAGGTGGTGGTTGTGGACAAACCTTCTTCCATTCCTGTCCACCCCTGTGGCCGCTTCCGGCACAATACAGTCATCTTCATCCTGGGCAAGGAGCACCAACTCAAGGAGCTTCACCCATTGCATAGGCTTGACCGCCTTACCTCCGGGGTCCTCATGTTTGCCAAGACAGCAGCTGTCTCGGAGAGAATTCATGAGCAGGTTCGGGACCGGCAG CTGGAGAAGGAGTACGTGTGCCGGGTGGAGGGGGAGTTCCCCGCCGAGGACGTAACCTGCAAGGAACCCATCCTGGTAGTGTCTTACAAGGTAGGGGTGTGTCGTGTGGACGCTCGGGGCAAGCCCTGTGAGACAGTGTTCCAGAGACTGAGCTACAACGGCCACTCCAGTGTCGTgcgctgccggccactcacaggCCGCACACACCAGATCCGAGTCCACCTCCAGTTCCTGGGCCACCCCATCCTCAATGATCCCATCTACAACTCAGTAGCCTGGGGTCCCTCGCGAGGCCGGGGCGGCCACATTCCCAAGACAGATGAGGAACTGCTGCGGGACCTTGTGGCAGAGCACCAAGCCAAACAGAGCCTCGATGTGCTAAATCTGTGTGAAGATGACCTGTCCTCAGGACTCACGGCCTCCGCAGCGCCCTCCTCAGAGCTGGGCAAGGACCGCCTAGAAGACTTGGTTGCATCTGCCCCCAAAATGGATGGAGTAGCTGAGGCAGCCCCTCAGGATCTGGACACAGTGACACTGGCACCAGGGAATGTAGCGGAAACAGATGTTGAGAATCAAGAGATAGACCCCCTCTGTCCAGAGTGCCGGCTGGTGCGACAGGACCCCTCGCCCCAGGACCTTGTGATGTTTCTGCATGCCCTGCGCTATAAAGGGCCAGGCTTTGAGTACTTTTCACCCATGCCGACCTGGGCACAGGATGACTGGCAAGATGATTGA